In one window of Pseudorasbora parva isolate DD20220531a chromosome 7, ASM2467924v1, whole genome shotgun sequence DNA:
- the cers2b gene encoding ceramide synthase 2, with protein MLQWLSEVFWQERLWFPEGLGWADLEDRDGRVYAKARDLWVALPIAILFMTIRPVFERYVATPLASLLGVKETVRRRVTHNQTLESYYCKTTKTPPQSSVEKLCKHTGWTERQVQRWFRRRRNQDRPNLLKKFCEASWRFAFYLLAFIGGLVALIDKPWLYDLQEMWKGFPTLTLLPSQYWYYMLELGFYTSLLFSVASDVKRKDFKEQVIHHVATIMLISFSWCVNYIRAGTLIMFMHDSADYLLESAKMFNYARWKNACDYIFILFAAIFIVTRLIIFPFRIMYCTWVYPVTLYPPFFGYYFFNGLLMVLLCLHIFWAVLIIRLAFRFLSNNSSVEDERSDRDETDESEEEEEMKNGEIKKNGPAQNGHATYNNNHSKTE; from the exons ATGTTACAGTGGTTGAGTGAAGTGTTCTGGCAGGAGCGTCTGTGGTTCCCTGAGGGTTTGGGATGGGCTGACCTGGAGGACCGTGATGGGCGGGTCTACGCGAAGGCTCGGGATTTGTGGGTGGCATTGCCAATTGCCATCCTGTTTATGACTATTCGACCGGTCTTTGAGAG ATATGTTGCTACACCACTTGCCTCTCTCCTTGGTGTTAAGGAAACGGTCAGAAGGCGAGTTACACACAACCAAACACTGGAGTCCTACTATTGCAAAACAACTAAAACCCCCCCACAG AGTTCAGTAGAGAAACTGTGCAAGCACACGGGATGGACAGAGCGACAGGTCCAGCGCTGGTTCAGGCGGCGCAGGAATCAGGACAGACCCAACCTTCTCAAGAAGTTTTGTGAGGCCAG CTGGAGATTTGCCTTTTATCTTCTCGCTTTTATTGGCGGACTTGTTGCACTAATAGAT AAACCCTGGTTGTATGATCTACAGGAGATGTGGAAAGGGTTCCCCACTCTG ACGCTCCTGCCGTCTCAGTACTGGTACTACATGCTGGAGCTGGGTTTCTACACCTCGCTTCTTTTCAGTGTGGCGTCTGATGTCAAACGCAAA GACTTCAAAGAGCAGGTCATCCATCATGTGGCAACCATCATGCTGATCAGCTTCTCCTGGTGTGTTAACTACATCAGAGCGGGAACACTCATCATGTTCATGCACGATTCAGCTGACTATCTACTAGAG tcagCAAAGATGTTTAACTACGCAAGATGGAAGAACGCATGCGACTACATCTTCATCCTGTTTGCTGCGATCTTCATCGTCACACGCCTCATCATCTTCCCTTTCCG GATCATGTATTGTACGTGGGTGTATCCCGTGACCCTGTACCCTCCTTTCTTCGGATATTACTTCTTTAACGGGCTGCTGATGGTCCTGCTGTGTCTGCACATCTTCTGGGCCGTGCTGATCATACGCTTGGCCTTCCGCTTCTTGAGCAATAAC TCATCGGTAGAAGACGAGAGGTCCGATAGAGACGAGACAGATGAGtccgaggaggaagaggagatgAAAAATGGAGAGATAAAGAAAAACGGACCAGCTCAGAATGGCCACGCTACGTATAACAACAACCACTCGAAAACAGAGTGA